One Vicinamibacteria bacterium genomic window, GGAACTCGGCTGTCCCGAGGACCTGCGCCCCGGAGCGTCACTTCAAGGCTTTTTCCAGGACGTCGACGTCGCGTCGGAGCAGCTTCTCGTACGAGTCTCCCTCGCCTCCCCCCAGAGGGTCCAGCTCGTAGAGGGGCAGGTTGGTCTCGCCCGCCACGAGCTGCGCGGGCCCCCGATCGAGCTGGGGCTCGGAGAAGACGGCGACCGCTCCCCCCTTCCGAATCGCGGTCAGGAGGTCGGCCCGCTCACGGGCGTCGGGCTCCCGCCCGGGGACGGGCTCCACCACGGCCACGATCTCCAGGTGGTAGCGATCCGCGAAGTAAAAAAGGGAGCCATGGAGGGTCACGATGCGCCGCTTGCTCCAGGCTCCCGCCCGGCGGGCGATCTCTTCGTGGAGCAGGGCCAGGGAGTGCTTGACCTCATTGCCGCGGGTGCGGAAGCGGGGGCCCTGCTCGGGGTCCAGCCGCTGGAGGGCCTCCACGACCAGCTCCACCGCCTGCTGCATGCGGACGGGGTCCATCCAGAAGTGAGCGTCCACGCGGGCGGTCCCTCCCTCCTTGAGTATTCCCGGAGGGACCAGGATCGGGTCCAGGAGGGGCGCGAGCTCGAACACCTTGGCCGTGCCCGTCCCCGCCTCCTTCACCAGGGTCTCCAGCCAAGCGTCGAGGCCGAGCCCCACGGCAAAGATGAGCTGCGCGTCGGCCAGCCCCTCCACGTCATGAGGGTTGGCGTCGAAGCGGTGCTCGCTCTGGCCGGGGGGGAGCACGAGCCGGACGGGAAGCTGGTTGCCCGCCACCCGCCGCGTGATGTCGTAGAGGGGAAAGATGGAGGCCGCGATCCGAGGCCGGCCACGACCGGAGCCAGCGCAGCCGCCGGGGGCGAGAGCGAGGAGGAGGGGGCCGACCGTTAGGAGGCCCCTCCAGGCCCAACGATCCCGGCCGCGCCGCCCGCGGTCTTGTTTCATGCTTGCTCCCGCGCTCCCGAGGCCCATTATCCCCGGGCTCCGCCGCTTGCGCTTCCCCGCCGTCCGCGAAATCATCGGAGCGCTTGACCGAACGCGACCCCCGGCAGCCGGTTGCGACCAGCGAAGGCTGCCCAAGGCTGTCGGACCTGCCTCGGCGTGGGTTCGTGGTACCGTGGCATCCTGACTCGCCCACATGAC contains:
- a CDS encoding metal ABC transporter substrate-binding protein, yielding MKQDRGRRGRDRWAWRGLLTVGPLLLALAPGGCAGSGRGRPRIAASIFPLYDITRRVAGNQLPVRLVLPPGQSEHRFDANPHDVEGLADAQLIFAVGLGLDAWLETLVKEAGTGTAKVFELAPLLDPILVPPGILKEGGTARVDAHFWMDPVRMQQAVELVVEALQRLDPEQGPRFRTRGNEVKHSLALLHEEIARRAGAWSKRRIVTLHGSLFYFADRYHLEIVAVVEPVPGREPDARERADLLTAIRKGGAVAVFSEPQLDRGPAQLVAGETNLPLYELDPLGGGEGDSYEKLLRRDVDVLEKALK